AATTCTTTTTAACCAAGTTAATATTATTTTCTGTAAAAAAAGCATTTGTTCTCACCAATAATCTCTCCTTTAGCCTTGAAGTATAGCTAACGCACTTCTAAACATAGACTTACTACTATTGATGACAGTAGAATTTGCCTCATAAGCACGAGAAGCCGAAATCATATCTACCATTTCTTCAACTAAATTAACATTGGGAAGCTCCACATAACCTTTTTTATCTCCATAGCTTATTGAATCAGGATGAGTTGGATCATATTTTAACTTTAACGGAGATTTATCTTTTTCAATACTAGCAACCCTAACTCCTTGACCAATGCCATTATCAAGATAATCTGGAATAAAAGGCCCTTTCCAATAAAGATTATTAACCCTTGGTGCAAAAATAATCCTTTGCCTTCTATAAGGCCCACCATCAGGAGTTCTAGAAGTAGAAACATTTGCAATGTTATTAGAAACAACATCAATCCTCAACCTTTGTGCTGTTAATCCTGTTGAAGCTATATTAATGCTCGAAAACAATCCCATTTTATATTCCTTAAAATATTAATTTATTTTAATACAATATTTACACTTTTAAAATAATGCGCTTGAACATTAGTCATAAGATGATACATCATTTGATTTTGCACAAGTGCCTTAACCTCAGAATCAATATCAACATTATTGCCATTATTATTCATAATCGAAAAATGATCAAGAACTCTGTAGGGTTTGACATCTGAATACTTTAGATTTTTAAACCCAGACAAGTGCTTATCACTGGAT
This genomic interval from Borreliella andersonii contains the following:
- the flgB gene encoding flagellar basal body rod protein FlgB yields the protein MNDFERSVDFSHRYLDVLSLRQSVISDNIANVDTPNFKRSKISFESELEKAFLNKDKNDLNLIKSSDKHLSGFKNLKYSDVKPYRVLDHFSIMNNNGNNVDIDSEVKALVQNQMMYHLMTNVQAHYFKSVNIVLK
- the flgC gene encoding flagellar basal body rod protein FlgC; translation: MGLFSSINIASTGLTAQRLRIDVVSNNIANVSTSRTPDGGPYRRQRIIFAPRVNNLYWKGPFIPDYLDNGIGQGVRVASIEKDKSPLKLKYDPTHPDSISYGDKKGYVELPNVNLVEEMVDMISASRAYEANSTVINSSKSMFRSALAILQG